The Pristiophorus japonicus isolate sPriJap1 chromosome 3, sPriJap1.hap1, whole genome shotgun sequence genome has a segment encoding these proteins:
- the LOC139256575 gene encoding G-protein coupled bile acid receptor 1-like yields MNQTRDQLPNTSSPDAGFASQKVLINLLSIPLSVIIVAGNLVIIAGIVGNRRLHNATNYYFLSLLLADLCTGLILPSLPRMSFRSGLSRQTCFFFHLVPNFIFLSFLANLLLVHCDRYVCIVWPLHYHSSWVQQRVLTMLLAAWALPLLFASLPLLGWNHWTPGTTHCYFKSIFPSDYIYLEIYGLLIPTILAISAMTVRLLLVARRQLKAIQKVNRSVQRASASLGQQHMDIKYAKCVVGFFLIFLVCWVPYMVYIHVSFFQRGKGSRTHIVLSCLGTSSAALIPFVLALNNRQYFKLWTKLFRRVCDTISH; encoded by the coding sequence ATGAACCAGACTCGGGATCAGTTGCCAAACACCTCCAGTCCCGACGCCGGCTTTGCCTCCCAGAAGGTTCTGATCAACTTGCTCTCCATCCCGCTGTCGGTCATCATCGTCGCAGGCAACCTGGTCATCATCGCGGGGATCGTCGGCAACAGGAGGCTTCACAACGCCACCAACTACTACTTCCTGAGCCTGCTGCTGGCCGACCTGTGCACTGGTCTCATCCTGCCCTCCCTGCCCAGGATGAGCTTCCGCAGTGGCCTGAGCCGCCAAACCTGCTTCTTCTTCCATCTCGTCCCGAACTTCATCTTCCTGTCGTTCCTCGCTAACCTGCTGTTGGTGCACTGCGACCGGTATGTGTGCATCGTGTGGCCCCTGCACTACCACTCCTCCTGGGTCCAACAGCGGGTACTCACCATGCTCCTGGCTGCCTGGGCCTTGCCCCTACTCTTTGCCTCGCTGCCTCTGCTCGGCTGGAATCACTGGACTCCTGGGACCACACATTGCTACTTCAAATCCATCTTCCCCTCTGACTACATCTACCTGGAGATCTACGGGCTGCTGATCCCCACCATCCTCGCCATCAGTGCCATGACCGTGCGCCTGTTGCTCGTGGCCCGCAGGCAGCTGAAAGCCATTCAGAAGGTGAACAGGTCAGTGCAAAGGGCCAGCGCCTCGCTGGGGCAGCAACACATGGACATTAAATATGCCAAGTGTGTCGTTGGCTTCTTCCTCATCTTCCTGGTGTGCTGGGTCCCGTACATGGTCTACATCCATGTCTCCTTCTTTCAGCGGGGCAAAGGTTCCAGGACCCACATCGTACTGTCCTGTTTAGGGACCAGCAGTGCGGCCCTGATTCCCTTCGTCCTGGCGCTCAACAACAGGCAATACTTCAAACTGTGGACAAAGCTGTTCCGAAGAGTTTGTGACACCATCTCGCACTGA